A genomic region of Streptomyces sp. NBC_00247 contains the following coding sequences:
- a CDS encoding lysylphosphatidylglycerol synthase transmembrane domain-containing protein — MQPSRAADASDADSQPGGSGSTPEPTGDPTEPTRTEEAGAAGNSGEAENPGAAGAAGNSDDATAGRDGTPRLTGSTRAGTGDGPTGRVSGDEPLLAARVHRPSDLMRLLVGVLAIAVLLAVAAFAQGTTTGLEDDISRGTEQAPDLLIKVAGLVSSIAVLLVPVAFAIERLIKRDGLRIADGVLAAVLAHGVTLATDLWVSRSAPGSIQDALTQQQPGHALTDPVHGYLAPVIAYMTAVGMARRPRWRVVLWVVLLLDAFAMLVGGYTTPFSIVLTVLIGWTVAYGTLYGVGSPNVRPTGQHLMAGLRHVGFRPVAALRADEAPDNPDQNDRGRRYLVTLEDGPPLDVTVVDREQQAQGFFYRAWRRLTLRSITQRRSIQSLRQALEQEALLAYAAIAAGANAPKLIATSELGPDAVMLVYEHIGGRSLDSLEDEEITDDLVRGAWEQVRSLQSRRIAHRRLAGDAILVDASGEVYVTDLRGGEIAAGDLILRMDVAQLLTTLGLRVGAERSVAGALAVLGPDAVAGCLPLLQPIALTRSTRATLRRLARERGQRERDAALEASDAARRDRAESASSTVASPADRKTERKSQRTEKQAEKRALDEAREEAREEDLLTQIRREVLLIRPQAPVEPVRLERIKPRTLLSFIAGSIAAYFVISQITQADFGTVVEEAEWGWVAAALGFSALSYVAAAMSLLGFVPERVPFRRTVLAQVAGSFVKIVAPAAVGGVALNTRFLQRQGVRPGLAVASVGASQLFGLGCHILLLALFGYLTGTEKTPDSLTPSRTVIAGLLTVAVLVLVVTAIPFLRKFVVTRVRSLFAGVVPRMLDVVQRPQKLATGIGGMLLLTVLFVLCLDASIRAFSGPDVPQLSYASVAVVFLAGNALGSAAPTPGGMGAVEGALTIGLIAVGLPSEVAAPAVLLFRVMTLWLPVLPGWICFTQLTRKGQL; from the coding sequence GTGCAGCCATCCAGGGCGGCGGACGCCTCCGATGCCGACTCGCAGCCAGGTGGTTCCGGCTCCACGCCGGAACCCACCGGTGACCCCACCGAGCCCACCCGTACCGAAGAAGCCGGAGCAGCCGGGAACTCCGGAGAAGCCGAGAACCCCGGAGCAGCCGGAGCAGCCGGGAACAGCGATGACGCCACCGCCGGCCGCGACGGCACCCCGCGCCTGACCGGTTCGACCCGTGCGGGCACCGGCGACGGGCCCACCGGGCGTGTCTCCGGCGACGAACCGCTGCTCGCGGCCCGGGTGCACCGCCCGTCCGACCTGATGCGCCTGCTCGTCGGCGTGCTCGCCATCGCCGTCCTGCTGGCCGTCGCCGCGTTCGCGCAGGGCACCACGACGGGCCTGGAGGACGACATCTCCCGGGGCACCGAGCAGGCGCCCGATCTCCTGATCAAGGTCGCCGGGCTGGTGTCGAGCATCGCGGTGCTGCTCGTCCCGGTCGCCTTCGCCATCGAACGTCTGATCAAACGCGACGGGCTGCGCATCGCGGACGGGGTGCTCGCCGCCGTGCTCGCGCACGGGGTGACGCTCGCCACCGATCTCTGGGTCTCCCGGTCCGCCCCCGGCTCGATCCAGGACGCGCTGACCCAGCAGCAGCCCGGTCACGCGCTGACCGACCCGGTGCACGGCTACCTCGCGCCCGTCATCGCCTACATGACGGCGGTGGGCATGGCCCGGCGTCCGCGCTGGCGGGTCGTGCTCTGGGTGGTGCTGCTGCTCGACGCGTTCGCCATGCTGGTCGGCGGGTACACCACCCCGTTCTCGATCGTCCTCACCGTGCTGATCGGCTGGACCGTCGCGTACGGGACGCTGTACGGGGTCGGTTCCCCGAACGTCCGGCCCACCGGCCAGCATCTGATGGCCGGGCTGCGGCACGTCGGTTTCCGGCCGGTCGCCGCGCTGCGCGCCGACGAGGCTCCCGACAACCCGGACCAGAACGACCGGGGGCGCCGCTATCTGGTCACCCTGGAGGACGGCCCCCCGCTCGACGTGACGGTCGTGGACCGGGAACAGCAGGCCCAGGGGTTCTTCTACCGGGCCTGGCGGCGGCTCACCCTGCGCAGCATCACCCAGCGGCGTTCCATCCAGTCGCTGCGCCAGGCCCTGGAACAGGAGGCGCTGCTCGCGTACGCGGCCATCGCGGCGGGGGCGAACGCGCCGAAGCTGATCGCCACGTCCGAGCTGGGCCCGGACGCCGTGATGCTGGTGTACGAGCACATCGGGGGCCGGTCGCTGGACTCGCTGGAGGACGAGGAGATCACCGACGACCTGGTACGCGGCGCCTGGGAGCAGGTGCGGTCGCTCCAGTCGCGGCGGATCGCCCACCGCAGGCTCGCGGGGGACGCGATCCTGGTGGACGCCTCGGGCGAGGTGTACGTCACCGATCTGCGCGGCGGCGAGATCGCGGCCGGGGACCTGATCCTGCGGATGGACGTCGCCCAGTTGCTGACCACGCTCGGTCTGCGGGTGGGGGCGGAGCGGTCGGTGGCCGGGGCGCTCGCCGTCCTGGGCCCGGACGCGGTGGCCGGGTGTCTGCCGCTGCTCCAGCCGATCGCACTGACCCGCTCCACCCGGGCGACCCTGCGCAGACTCGCCCGCGAGCGGGGGCAGCGGGAGCGTGACGCGGCGCTGGAGGCATCGGACGCGGCGCGCCGGGACCGGGCGGAGTCCGCGTCCTCCACGGTGGCCTCGCCCGCCGACCGGAAGACGGAGCGCAAGTCGCAGCGTACGGAGAAGCAGGCCGAGAAGCGGGCCCTGGACGAGGCACGGGAGGAGGCCCGCGAGGAGGACCTGCTCACCCAGATCCGTCGTGAGGTCCTGCTGATCCGCCCGCAGGCCCCGGTCGAACCGGTCCGGCTGGAGCGCATCAAGCCGCGCACCCTGCTGAGCTTCATCGCCGGGTCCATCGCCGCGTACTTCGTGATCTCGCAGATCACCCAGGCCGACTTCGGCACGGTCGTGGAGGAGGCCGAGTGGGGCTGGGTGGCGGCGGCGCTGGGCTTCTCGGCGCTGAGTTACGTGGCCGCGGCGATGAGCCTGCTGGGCTTCGTACCCGAGCGGGTGCCGTTCCGGCGCACGGTGCTGGCGCAGGTGGCCGGGTCGTTCGTGAAGATCGTGGCTCCGGCGGCGGTCGGCGGAGTGGCGCTGAACACCCGTTTCCTCCAGCGCCAGGGGGTGCGGCCGGGTCTCGCCGTCGCGAGCGTGGGGGCCTCGCAGCTGTTCGGGCTGGGCTGTCACATCCTGCTGCTGGCCCTGTTCGGCTATCTGACGGGTACGGAGAAGACGCCGGACTCGCTGACCCCGTCCCGTACGGTCATCGCCGGGCTGCTCACGGTCGCGGTGCTGGTGCTGGTGGTGACGGCGATCCCGTTCCTGCGGAAGTTCGTGGTGACGCGGGTGCGGTCGCTGTTCGCCGGGGTCGTGCCGCGCATGCTGGACGTGGTGCAGCGACCGCAGAAGCTGGCCACCGGTATCGGCGGCATGCTGCTGCTGACGGTGTTGTTCGTGCTCTGTCTGGACGCGTCGATCCGGGCGTTCAGCGGGCCGGACGTGCCGCAGCTGTCGTACGCGAGCGTCGCGGTGGTCTTCCTCGCGGGCAACGCCCTGGGGTCGGCGGCGCCCACCCCGGGCGGTATGGGCGCGGTGGAGGGTGCGCTGACGATCGGCCTCATCGCGGTCGGGCTGCCCAGTGAGGTCGCCGCTCCGGCGGTGCTGCTGTTCCGCGTGATGACCCTGTGGCTGCCGGTGCTGCCCGGCTGGATCTGCTTCACCCAGCTGACCCGCAAGGGCCAGTTGTAG
- a CDS encoding alpha/beta hydrolase — MHMHPRARRVTALAGAALLTAVALAGCDGSAKPAATGGADKAGESAGSPATSASAGAAPTGLPASLTSQKADWRKCGAPEGGGSTPDSHWRCATVQVPLDYRKPDGETIGIALIKRQATDRGSRIGSLLFNFGGPGGSGVSILPQAATEYSTLNTRYDLVGFDPRGVAGSEGVSCRSDGETEAALKRVDMTPDTPAEEAAFLKDGADMGAGCEKGSGKVLPFLTTTNTARDMDLIRQVLGDRKLYYFGMSYGTELGGTYAHLFPGNVGRVVLDAVVDPTADAVGHARNQATGFQRALENYLTSRGEDPEAGTARIARLLAKLDKSPLPTDSGRVLSESLAITGIVTPLYSESNWPALTQALDEAENNGTGTTLLALADSYNGRDENGHYDPQAQSQRAISCADSSRRPTGDEAAALLPEFRKLSPVFGPFLAWDTAGWCANWPVGGEHDTPEASAPGAAPILVIGTTGDPATPYEGARRMATELGKGVGVLLTNKGEGHGSYGNGTCVTTKTDSYFLDGKVPADGSTCSS; from the coding sequence ATGCACATGCACCCACGCGCTCGCCGCGTCACGGCTCTGGCGGGGGCGGCGCTGCTCACCGCTGTCGCGCTGGCGGGCTGCGACGGCTCCGCGAAGCCGGCCGCCACGGGCGGAGCCGACAAGGCCGGCGAGTCCGCCGGGAGTCCGGCCACGTCCGCGAGCGCCGGCGCCGCGCCCACCGGGCTGCCGGCCTCGCTCACCTCGCAGAAGGCCGACTGGAGGAAGTGCGGGGCCCCGGAGGGCGGCGGCAGCACCCCGGACAGTCACTGGCGGTGCGCCACCGTGCAGGTGCCGCTGGACTACCGGAAGCCGGACGGGGAGACCATCGGCATCGCCCTGATCAAGCGTCAGGCGACCGACCGGGGCAGCCGGATCGGGTCGCTGCTCTTCAACTTCGGCGGCCCGGGCGGCTCAGGGGTGAGCATCCTGCCCCAGGCGGCGACCGAGTACTCCACCCTCAACACCCGTTACGACCTGGTGGGTTTCGACCCGCGCGGGGTCGCGGGCAGTGAAGGGGTGAGCTGCCGGAGCGACGGCGAGACCGAGGCGGCCCTGAAACGCGTCGACATGACGCCTGACACCCCGGCGGAGGAGGCGGCCTTCCTGAAGGACGGCGCGGACATGGGCGCCGGCTGCGAGAAGGGCTCCGGCAAGGTCCTGCCGTTCCTGACGACCACCAACACCGCCCGCGACATGGACCTGATCCGCCAGGTGCTCGGCGACAGGAAGCTGTACTACTTCGGCATGTCCTACGGCACGGAGCTCGGCGGCACGTACGCCCACCTCTTCCCGGGGAACGTCGGCCGGGTGGTGCTGGACGCGGTCGTGGACCCCACGGCGGACGCCGTCGGGCACGCCCGGAACCAGGCGACCGGCTTCCAGCGGGCACTGGAGAACTACCTCACGTCCCGGGGCGAAGACCCGGAGGCCGGAACCGCGCGCATCGCCCGGCTGCTCGCGAAGCTGGACAAGAGCCCTCTGCCGACCGACTCCGGACGCGTGCTCAGCGAGTCCCTCGCCATCACCGGCATCGTGACTCCCCTCTACTCGGAGAGCAACTGGCCGGCGCTGACGCAGGCGCTCGACGAGGCGGAGAACAACGGCACCGGCACCACGCTGCTCGCTCTGGCCGATTCGTACAACGGCCGGGACGAGAACGGGCACTACGACCCCCAGGCGCAGTCCCAGCGGGCCATCTCCTGCGCGGACAGCTCCCGGCGGCCGACCGGCGACGAGGCGGCGGCGCTGCTGCCGGAGTTCCGGAAGCTCTCGCCGGTGTTCGGCCCGTTCCTCGCCTGGGACACCGCCGGCTGGTGCGCGAACTGGCCGGTGGGCGGGGAGCACGACACCCCGGAGGCGAGCGCCCCCGGCGCGGCGCCGATCCTCGTGATCGGGACGACCGGCGATCCGGCGACCCCGTACGAAGGTGCCCGGCGGATGGCGACGGAGCTCGGCAAGGGGGTCGGCGTCCTGCTCACCAACAAGGGCGAGGGGCACGGCTCCTACGGCAACGGCACCTGCGTGACCACGAAGACGGACTCCTACTTCCTGGACGGGAAGGTCCCGGCGGACGGCTCGACCTGCTCGTCCTGA
- a CDS encoding ATP-dependent helicase, with product MSSSSTTRQDPPRETRRRAPGAYRLVRTPPGAVEPPVLDAAQRAVVDHPGGPLLVLAGPGTGKTTTLVESVAARVAAGTEPARILVLTFSRKAAVELRDRMAARLGAARGPQATTFHSYCYALVRAHQDADLFADPLRLLSGPEQDVTVRELLAGQLDLEKSGLAHVRWPDELRACLTTRGFADEVRAVLARSRELGLGADALADFARRTGRPDWGAAAQFLAEYLDVLDAQGVLDYAELVHRAVLLVERPEVAERLAGEYDAVYVDEYQDTDPAQVRLLHALAGNRLGRTQGGTGTGPGAGTHAGGRTGARAGSRAAAPGGGRTLIAFGDPDQSIYAFRGADVNGILDFPDTFPRADGAPAPVGVLTTSRRSGAGLLAATRLLTRRMPLTRLPAEKVRAHRELSAAREGGQVEVYTYPTASTELDNIADLLRRAHLEDGVPWNEMAVLVRAGGRSMPSVRRALTSAGVPLEVDGGDLPLRHEPAVAPLLTALRVVAEDALRQPAAVGAGADAAGPGPAGRPAASSSGVSGVSGVSGVSGVLDEETALTLLTSPLGAMDAADLRRLGRALRDDERAAGNRVPPPSGELLALALAEPERLATHDPVHARGAQRLGALLVRARTLLQEGGTAEEALWTLWNGTPWPGRLERAALRGGAGGRNADRDLDAVCALFETAARAEERTGGRGALNFLEEVDAQDIAADTLSRRVARPDAVRLMTAHRSKGLEWRLVVVAGVQEGLWPDLRRRGSLLEADRIGRDGLAEPLSPGALLTEERRLFYVAATRARERLVVTAVKAPADDGDQPSRFLAELGVEPRDVTGRPRRPLAVAALVAELRATTVDPAASDALREAAARRLARLAALTDDEDRPLVPAAHPHRWWGVDEPTRSAVPLRDRDQPVVLSGSALDQLAHTCALQWFLGREVKADAPATAAQGFGNVVHVLADEVASGRTPADLDVLMERLDTVWNGLAFDAPWKSDQEKGQARAALERFLHWHVMDRSGRTPVAGEHGFDVTLEAGEYAVRIRGSMDRVERDAEDRAYVVDFKTGKQAPTKDEVARHPQLAVYQLAVREGAVDEVFGGLRPEPGGAELVQLRRPAPVREGGETSPQVQAQQPLAGEWVSDLLATAAGRVLDERFTPTTGTHCGHCAFRASCSAQPEGKHVVE from the coding sequence TTGAGCTCCTCCTCCACCACCCGGCAGGACCCGCCCCGCGAAACGCGACGGCGGGCGCCGGGCGCGTACCGGCTGGTGCGCACGCCCCCCGGGGCCGTGGAGCCCCCTGTACTGGACGCGGCACAGCGTGCGGTGGTTGACCACCCGGGCGGGCCGCTCCTTGTGCTCGCAGGGCCCGGCACGGGCAAGACCACGACGCTCGTGGAGTCCGTCGCCGCGCGCGTGGCCGCCGGTACGGAACCGGCCCGCATCCTCGTCCTCACCTTTAGCCGCAAGGCCGCCGTGGAGCTGCGCGACCGGATGGCGGCCCGGCTCGGTGCGGCGCGCGGACCGCAGGCCACCACCTTCCACTCGTACTGCTACGCCCTGGTCCGCGCCCATCAGGACGCCGACCTGTTCGCCGACCCGTTGCGCCTGCTCTCCGGACCCGAACAGGACGTCACCGTCCGCGAGCTGCTCGCGGGCCAGCTCGACCTGGAGAAGTCCGGCCTCGCCCACGTCCGCTGGCCCGACGAACTGCGCGCCTGCCTGACCACCCGCGGCTTCGCCGACGAGGTGCGTGCCGTCCTGGCCCGCAGCCGTGAGCTGGGACTCGGCGCGGACGCCCTGGCGGACTTCGCCCGCAGGACCGGCCGCCCGGACTGGGGCGCGGCGGCCCAGTTCCTCGCGGAGTACCTCGACGTCCTCGACGCGCAGGGCGTCCTCGACTACGCGGAGCTGGTCCACCGCGCGGTCCTGCTCGTCGAGCGCCCCGAAGTCGCGGAGCGGCTGGCGGGGGAGTACGACGCCGTATACGTCGACGAGTACCAGGACACCGACCCGGCCCAGGTGCGGCTGCTGCACGCGCTGGCCGGCAACCGCCTCGGGCGTACGCAGGGTGGTACCGGCACCGGTCCGGGCGCGGGCACGCACGCCGGAGGCCGTACCGGGGCGCGCGCCGGATCGCGGGCGGCGGCGCCGGGCGGCGGCCGGACGCTGATCGCGTTCGGCGACCCGGACCAGTCCATCTACGCCTTTCGGGGCGCCGACGTGAACGGCATCCTCGACTTCCCCGACACCTTCCCGCGTGCGGACGGGGCGCCCGCGCCGGTGGGCGTCCTCACCACCTCGCGGCGCTCCGGCGCCGGCCTGCTCGCCGCGACCCGGCTGCTCACCCGCCGGATGCCGCTCACCCGGCTGCCCGCCGAGAAGGTACGCGCCCACCGCGAGCTCTCCGCCGCCCGGGAGGGCGGCCAGGTGGAGGTGTACACCTACCCGACCGCATCCACCGAACTCGACAACATCGCCGACCTGCTGCGCCGCGCCCACCTGGAGGACGGTGTGCCCTGGAACGAGATGGCCGTACTGGTGCGCGCCGGCGGGCGCTCGATGCCCTCCGTGCGCCGGGCGCTCACCTCGGCCGGGGTCCCGCTGGAGGTCGACGGCGGCGACCTCCCGCTCCGCCACGAACCCGCCGTCGCCCCGCTGCTGACCGCCCTGCGCGTGGTGGCGGAGGACGCCCTGCGGCAGCCGGCCGCCGTCGGTGCGGGGGCGGACGCTGCCGGGCCCGGCCCCGCCGGCCGCCCGGCGGCCTCGTCCTCGGGTGTCTCGGGTGTCTCGGGTGTCTCGGGTGTCTCGGGCGTCCTGGACGAGGAGACCGCCCTCACCCTGCTCACCTCCCCGCTCGGCGCCATGGACGCCGCCGATCTGCGCCGCCTCGGCCGGGCCCTGCGCGACGACGAGCGGGCCGCAGGCAACCGCGTACCGCCGCCGTCGGGAGAACTGCTCGCGCTGGCCCTCGCCGAACCCGAACGCCTCGCCACCCACGACCCCGTCCACGCCCGGGGCGCCCAGCGCCTCGGCGCCCTGCTGGTCCGGGCCCGGACCCTCCTCCAGGAAGGGGGCACCGCGGAGGAGGCGCTCTGGACCCTCTGGAACGGCACCCCCTGGCCCGGCCGCCTGGAGCGCGCCGCGCTGCGCGGGGGCGCGGGCGGGCGCAACGCCGACCGGGACCTGGACGCCGTGTGCGCCCTCTTCGAGACGGCGGCGCGCGCCGAGGAGCGCACCGGCGGGCGCGGGGCCCTCAACTTCCTGGAAGAGGTGGACGCCCAGGACATCGCCGCCGACACCCTGTCGCGCCGGGTCGCCCGGCCCGACGCCGTCCGGCTGATGACCGCCCACCGCTCCAAGGGCCTGGAATGGCGGCTCGTCGTGGTCGCCGGAGTACAGGAAGGGCTCTGGCCCGACCTGCGCCGCCGGGGCTCCCTGCTGGAGGCCGACCGGATCGGCCGCGACGGACTCGCCGAACCCCTCTCGCCCGGCGCGCTCCTCACCGAGGAACGCCGGCTCTTCTACGTCGCCGCGACCCGGGCCCGCGAACGCCTCGTCGTCACCGCCGTCAAGGCGCCGGCCGACGACGGCGACCAACCGTCCCGGTTCCTGGCCGAACTCGGCGTCGAACCCCGCGACGTCACCGGCCGGCCCCGCAGGCCGCTCGCCGTCGCCGCGCTCGTCGCCGAACTGCGCGCCACCACCGTGGACCCCGCCGCCTCCGACGCCCTGCGCGAGGCCGCCGCCCGGCGCCTCGCCCGGCTCGCCGCCCTCACCGACGACGAGGACCGCCCGCTGGTGCCCGCCGCCCACCCGCACCGCTGGTGGGGCGTGGACGAGCCGACCCGCTCCGCCGTCCCGCTCCGCGACCGGGATCAGCCCGTCGTGCTGTCGGGCAGCGCCCTCGACCAGCTCGCCCACACCTGCGCCCTCCAGTGGTTCCTCGGCCGGGAGGTCAAGGCCGACGCCCCCGCCACCGCCGCGCAGGGCTTCGGCAACGTCGTCCACGTACTCGCCGACGAGGTGGCCTCCGGCCGCACCCCCGCCGACCTGGACGTCCTCATGGAACGGCTCGACACGGTCTGGAACGGCCTGGCCTTCGACGCCCCCTGGAAGTCCGACCAGGAGAAGGGCCAGGCCCGCGCCGCCCTCGAACGCTTCCTCCACTGGCACGTCATGGACCGCTCCGGCCGCACCCCCGTCGCGGGGGAGCACGGATTCGACGTGACCCTCGAAGCGGGGGAGTACGCCGTCCGCATCCGGGGCTCCATGGACCGCGTCGAACGAGACGCCGAGGACCGGGCGTACGTCGTCGACTTCAAGACCGGCAAGCAGGCACCCACCAAGGACGAGGTGGCCCGCCACCCCCAGCTCGCCGTCTACCAGCTGGCCGTCCGCGAAGGCGCCGTGGACGAGGTCTTCGGCGGCCTGCGCCCCGAACCCGGCGGCGCCGAACTCGTCCAGCTGCGCCGCCCCGCCCCCGTACGCGAAGGCGGGGAGACCTCGCCCCAGGTACAGGCCCAGCAACCGCTCGCCGGGGAGTGGGTCTCCGACCTGCTCGCCACGGCCGCCGGGCGGGTGCTCGACGAGCGCTTCACCCCGACGACCGGCACGCACTGCGGCCACTGCGCCTTCCGCGCCTCGTGCAGCGCCCAGCCCGAGGGGAAGCACGTGGTGGAGTGA
- a CDS encoding MGMT family protein, with translation MRQDRTPRGGADDGTLRRPPAEDDTAGAPAAQAHAELPEYAERVLDVADLVPPGHVMTYGDVAEWLGDGGPRQVGRAMALYGSAVPWWRVVRSDGTLLPGHELRALARYRDEGTPLRGAARSADGHLPRIDMRRARWDGRTGGPGGSAGPDRGEEAHT, from the coding sequence ATGAGACAGGACCGGACGCCCCGCGGCGGCGCGGACGACGGCACCCTCCGCCGCCCGCCGGCGGAGGACGACACCGCCGGTGCGCCGGCCGCGCAGGCCCACGCCGAGCTTCCGGAGTACGCCGAGCGGGTCCTCGACGTCGCCGACCTGGTCCCGCCCGGTCACGTCATGACCTACGGCGACGTCGCCGAGTGGCTGGGCGACGGCGGACCGCGCCAGGTCGGCCGGGCGATGGCGCTCTACGGATCGGCGGTGCCCTGGTGGCGCGTCGTGCGGTCGGACGGCACGCTCCTGCCCGGGCACGAACTGCGCGCACTGGCGCGCTACCGCGACGAGGGCACACCGCTGCGCGGCGCCGCCCGGTCCGCGGACGGGCATCTGCCGCGGATCGACATGCGGCGCGCACGGTGGGACGGCAGGACCGGGGGACCCGGCGGGAGTGCCGGACCGGACAGGGGCGAGGAAGCTCACACCTGA
- the moeZ gene encoding adenylyltransferase/sulfurtransferase MoeZ — MSLPPLVEPAAELTVDEVRRYSRHLIIPDVGMDGQKRLKNAKVLCVGAGGLGSPALMYLAAAGVGTLGIVEFDEVDESNLQRQIIHSQADIGRSKAESAKDSVLGINPYVHVVLHEERLEAENVLEIFAQYDLIVDGTDNFATRYLVNDAAVLLNKPYVWGSIYRFDGQASVFWSEHGPCYRCLYPEPPPPGMVPSCAEGGVLGVLCASIGSIQVTEAIKLLAGVGDPLVGRLMIYDALEMQYRQVKVRKDPDCAVCGENPTVTELIDYEAFCGVVSEEAQEAALGSTITPKQLKEWIDADEKIEIIDVREPGEYEIVSIPGAKLIPKNEFLMGNALQGLPQDKRIVLHCKTGVRSAEVLAVLKSAGFADAVHVGGGVIGWVNQIEPSKPVY; from the coding sequence TCGAGCCGGCTGCCGAGCTCACCGTCGATGAGGTCCGCAGGTACTCCCGCCACCTGATCATCCCGGACGTCGGGATGGACGGACAGAAGCGGCTGAAGAACGCGAAGGTGCTCTGTGTGGGCGCGGGCGGCCTCGGTTCGCCCGCCCTGATGTACCTCGCCGCCGCCGGTGTCGGCACGCTCGGCATCGTGGAGTTCGACGAGGTCGACGAGTCGAACCTGCAGCGCCAGATCATCCACAGCCAGGCCGACATCGGCCGCTCCAAGGCCGAGTCGGCCAAGGACTCCGTGCTGGGCATCAACCCGTACGTGCACGTGGTCCTGCACGAGGAGCGGCTCGAAGCCGAGAACGTGCTGGAGATCTTCGCCCAGTACGACCTGATCGTGGACGGCACGGACAACTTCGCCACCCGCTATCTCGTCAACGACGCGGCCGTACTGCTGAACAAGCCGTACGTCTGGGGCTCCATCTACCGGTTCGACGGACAGGCGTCCGTCTTCTGGTCCGAGCACGGTCCCTGCTACCGCTGCCTCTACCCGGAGCCGCCCCCGCCGGGCATGGTTCCCTCCTGCGCCGAGGGCGGGGTGCTGGGCGTGCTCTGCGCGTCCATCGGCTCCATCCAGGTCACCGAGGCCATCAAGCTGCTCGCCGGTGTCGGCGACCCGCTCGTCGGCCGGCTGATGATCTACGACGCGCTGGAGATGCAGTACCGCCAGGTCAAGGTCCGCAAGGACCCCGACTGCGCGGTCTGCGGCGAGAACCCGACCGTCACCGAGCTCATCGACTACGAGGCCTTCTGCGGCGTCGTGTCCGAGGAGGCGCAGGAGGCGGCGCTCGGTTCCACGATCACTCCCAAGCAGCTCAAGGAGTGGATCGACGCCGACGAGAAGATCGAGATCATCGACGTCCGCGAGCCGGGCGAGTACGAGATCGTCTCGATTCCGGGCGCCAAGCTGATCCCGAAGAACGAGTTCCTGATGGGCAACGCCCTCCAGGGCCTGCCCCAGGACAAGCGGATCGTCCTGCACTGCAAGACCGGTGTCCGCAGTGCCGAGGTCCTCGCGGTCCTCAAGTCGGCGGGCTTCGCCGACGCGGTGCACGTGGGCGGCGGCGTCATCGGCTGGGTCAACCAGATCGAGCCGTCGAAGCCGGTCTACTAA